The following DNA comes from Candidatus Hydrogenedentota bacterium.
CTTGACGGGGGCGACAGGCATCTTGAACACGTCATTACGCGGATAGCGTTCCTGTTGCCAGCCATCGGCATTCAGGTATTGGCGGTGATAGCCTTCGCGGTACAACAGGCCCACGCCCGTGAGAGGCAACCCCAGGTCGCTCGCGCTCTTGAGGTGATCGCCTGCCAACAAACCCAAACCGCCGGAATAGATCGACACGGACTCGTGCAATCCGAATTCCGCGGAGAGATAGGCGACGCCAAATCCTTTCGGGGCATGTTTGTGTTTTTCAGACCACGTCTTGCCGTTCGCGATGTATTCCTCGAAGCGCGCGCACACACGGTCGAGTTGCGCAAGGAATCCTTCGTCCTTTGCCAGTTCCTCGAAACGTTTCTGGCTCACCTGACCGAGCACCGACACCGGATTCTGGTTGGTTTGTTCCCAGAGATTGCGGTCGATGCGGAAGAAAATGTCGATTCCCTCGGGATCGAGGCACCACCATAGATTGTGCGCTAGCGTACGTAGGCGCTCCAGCTTGGCCGGGAGTTTTGGAACTACCGTAAACGTGCAAACTTTCGCCATACGTCCGTCCTCGCGATTACCCCGTTTGCGTCCGATCCGGAATCCGGTCCACTGAAAGGCAACCCCACGAGCCATTTCGACCCATACTACAAAACGCCCTCTCCCGCAGTTCCGGCTGCGGGTTCAGGAACCAGCATCGTATCAAATAACGGCCCCGGCGCGCGACCCTTGCTCAGCGGTCTGGGACCGCCAGCCGGATGCCGAATTTGTCCTAAAAGAAGTACCGCTTCAAGAAACGACCTACTCGCTTCGACATGGCCACGACCGGTCCGCGGGCCTCGACATGACCATTTTTCGCCGCGGCACGGTAGTCAAACGCATGGCGGACAATGCCAATACTCGCCGAAAACGCGGGGGATTTCACCGGTTCCTGGCGAATATCCACGGAATTGGGGAAACCCACGCGGCACGGCACCTGAAACACGGCTTCGGCCAGCGCCGGGTAGTTCTTAATCACGCTCGCCCCACCCGTAAGCACAACGCCCCGCACAAGATTCTTCGCAAGCCCGCGCGCTTGAAGATGCTGCCGCACCTTCACCAGCAGTTCCTTGGCCCGTTCGTAGATCACGACATCCAGCTCGTTCCGGTCGACGACCGAAGGCGCTCCCGGAACCGCAGACTTGAGTTTGATCGGGGTTGCGCGGTCTTCGGGGCGCTCCAACACGCTGCCGGTGGCAAATTCCTCGCGGATGAAATCGTCGGAAATCCCATATTCCAGCACGAGGGAGTCGGCTTCTTCGAAGGAAACCTGCAACCCTGCCGCCACGTCGCGCGTGATCTGGTAGCCGCCCCACTCGAAACAGTGCGAGGCCAACACGCGGAAATCGCGGTAGACGGCGAGTCCGGTGGTGCTCCGTCCCAGGTCCAAGACACCAACGCCCAACTCCATGTCTTCAGGAGTCAGGCATCCCAGCGACGATGCCAAGGGGACAAAGATCAAGTCTTCGAGTTCACGGCTCTGCGATTCGACGCATGCCACGATGTTGTCTTCGATTACCGATGGAAGGCGCGCGAAATGGATGCGGACTTTCAGCACTTGGCCGCGAATCCCGAGCGGATCGATCACGCGCATGTCATCGACATACCACTCTTCGGCGCTCACCGACGACGACAGCTTCTTGCCGGGAGCGAGGATGTCGCGCGAGGCAATGTCGCGCGCTTCGTCCATGTGCCGCGGTTCAACAACGTCGCGATCCACCCGCACGTTCCCTTCGCGGATGAAGGTCTCGATCTTGCGGCCGTTCACGCCCACGAATAGGCTCGATATACGAGTGCGAGCCTCGCGTTCCGCTTCCGTCAAGGCGTGTTTTAGTGCGACCTGCGCCGCCGCGCGATCTTGAATCACTCCCTGCGACACACACCCCTGAGCAGGCGCCGTGCCGTGCCCCATCACGTTGATGGTCCCGTCTGGCGTTTGGCGCGCGATAAGCACGCGAATTTCGCGGGACCCGAAGTCTACCGCGCCGACAATCTCCGTTTTCTTGCGCACTGCACGTCCCTACGCTTGGTTATGAATTCCAACCCATCCGATCCACGCGGGCAGGTCTGGCATGTGCGTGGACATCAATGGCGCCTCCTCGCGAAACGGACGAGCCAAGTGCTTCCCCCTTCGTCGTCGCCAGGTTCCACGCCAGGAAGATCCGTTTATGCGGCGGCCGGCCTCCATGCCTGCGCCCATGCGTCAAAACAGCAGGTCGTCCGCGCGCGCTGCATCGCTCGTCTCCGCGGTCCTGACCTGTTCTATCGTCTGTTCGATTTCCGCGACCGATGCGCGCTGCCTCGTCAGCAACTCGCGCGATTTCTCCATCGCGGCTTCGATTTCCGTCAATCGGCGCTGATGCACCTTCACTTGCTGCCGCGCGTCTTCCAACTGGACGCGCGCGTGCTGCTCATTGCCCTTCAACTCTTCAAGCCGCGAACTCGCGGCCGTTTCCTGGGCGCGCGCTTCTTCCAGCGCCGTCTGCGTTGCGGCATGTTGCCGCTCCGCTTCCTCAAGCTGTTCTTGAAGCTCGCGTATGCGCTCCGCCAAATCGTCTATTCGCGATTGGATTCCGTCAAGACTTGTCTGCACGCCTTCCGCATGCCGGCCCCGCTCGGATTTTGCCTCCGTGCCTTCGTTTACTTGCCGCTCGGCTTCCGTTACGGAGGCTTCCGCCTGCTGGACCTGTTCGCGCGCCACTTCGATGTTCCGCGCGCATTCCTGGTGCCGAAGTTCCAGCGTGCGCACGCGGGTCTCCGTCTCGGCGACCTGTTTCTTCGCAATGCTGACGGCTGCGCGCATCGCGAAGAATTTCGCGTCGGCGATGGACCCGCCCGCCACGGCTTGACGGGCCGTGTCCAACAGCGATGCCGCCGTATCGTCTTCGGGGACGGGTGTCGATGCGTGTGTTGTGGCCGCTTGTTCCGCCCGTTCAGGTTCCTGCACTTCGCTCACGA
Coding sequences within:
- the ftsA gene encoding cell division protein FtsA encodes the protein MRKKTEIVGAVDFGSREIRVLIARQTPDGTINVMGHGTAPAQGCVSQGVIQDRAAAQVALKHALTEAEREARTRISSLFVGVNGRKIETFIREGNVRVDRDVVEPRHMDEARDIASRDILAPGKKLSSSVSAEEWYVDDMRVIDPLGIRGQVLKVRIHFARLPSVIEDNIVACVESQSRELEDLIFVPLASSLGCLTPEDMELGVGVLDLGRSTTGLAVYRDFRVLASHCFEWGGYQITRDVAAGLQVSFEEADSLVLEYGISDDFIREEFATGSVLERPEDRATPIKLKSAVPGAPSVVDRNELDVVIYERAKELLVKVRQHLQARGLAKNLVRGVVLTGGASVIKNYPALAEAVFQVPCRVGFPNSVDIRQEPVKSPAFSASIGIVRHAFDYRAAAKNGHVEARGPVVAMSKRVGRFLKRYFF